One genomic window of Amphiura filiformis chromosome 3, Afil_fr2py, whole genome shotgun sequence includes the following:
- the LOC140147856 gene encoding probable protein BRICK1-A, whose translation MSRGAPQLAVQRQIQEDWANREYIEVITTNIKKIADFLNSFDTSCRSRLATLNEKLTALERRIEYLEARVTKGETLT comes from the exons ATGTCCCGAGGAGCGCCACAGTTGGCAGTACAGAGGCAAATCCAAGAAGATTGGGCTAATCGAGAGTATATCGAGGTTATCACGACGAACATAAAAAAGATTGCAGATTTCTTGAACTCATTTG atacatCATGTAGATCCAGGCTAGCCACACTTAATGAAAAACTGACAGCTCTGGAAAGGAGAATAGAGTATTTGGAAGCAAGG GTAACAAAAGGCGAGACATTGACATAA